The following DNA comes from Eleginops maclovinus isolate JMC-PN-2008 ecotype Puerto Natales chromosome 8, JC_Emac_rtc_rv5, whole genome shotgun sequence.
ACTatcacaaaacaagcaattgtTGACTTTCTGTTCAGTAATGTGTAGCGCAGCTGCAGATGTCAtatttggtttctttattttcatgtcactAGCTGAATGTGATTTGCTGCTGAATTTATTAGTGAACTGGCTTTCTCTCTGATTAAATGATTTCATCATCTGTACAGTTCTCTCTCGGGTCTGAACCTCTGTCTGGAGGAATTTAAGCACATTGTCCACTTTCCACTCATCATTGTCACCTCTTTGACGGCTGTATTCAAGAGCCATGTCATCTGGCATCATCTGGAGCAATATTGGGCATAACATTCCACCATAGGTGTCTGATACCACTCCTAATGATTGTAGGCTTCTGGTTTGAACTTCACATTCATCATACAGCTGTCTTAAGGCAGTGACATCAGATGATCTCTTTACAGGAGTGAGATTCAGTAGCTTTGacatatgtgcatttacaatgAGATCTTTCCTTCCAAATCTTTTTTGAAGTAATTCGATTGCAGCATCATAAttactgtctgtcagtgtgagcCCTGCTACTGACTTTGCAGCTGTTCCAGTAAGATACGTTTTCAGGTAGGTAAACTTCTCTTTCTTGCAGAGTGCACTGTTGTTATGAATAGCAGTCTCATACTGGCTCCAAAATTCCTGCCATAAGCTTACATCTCCGTTGAACTTGTCAATTTGTAATTTTGGcagtctcactgtctgtctatTTGCAGTACTAGCATCACTTTGCCGAGTAGGCGGGGGGTTACTCACAGTCTCGCTGATCACTCGGTGAGCACGCGTCTTTACCTCAATGAGGCGGTCTCTGTAATCTTCTGCGAGTTCAATCTCCGCCTCCACATCTTCCAGTGAAGTGTGTTCCTCCACTATGTTGTCAAGCTCGCGCAAAGTGTCCTCCTTTGTCGACAATACAGCTAACATCTCCCGCACACGGTTGAGATCCCTCTGTTGGTCTTCCTTTCGCAGTTCAACATCAATCTGGTTGATCACTCGCGTAGTGGAGCTACGAATCGTCCGACGTTTCCTTCTCGCCCTTTCTCCTTGCTCCGCTACAAGTGGTCTCTCTTCAGCCGGGTCGTCAGCCATCTCGTTCTAATTCCCGGGTTTCGGCACCAAAATGTTCTGAACTAATGTTGATGGCTACTAAAATAACGAAGGGAGACGtccgttcatttcagatgtttactaaaataaagaacttaacatatttacagcgagtggttggcttgaattgtcagcatccttaacaacataaaacaatggccgctgtacgacctacaacactgcgtatgtgacgtaacacgcacaatgtcccatgggtaatgaagtccatttcaagtccatttcctaagtatatcccaacttaaatgacctaaagtccctttttaatctaatcccatatctgaaacatgaactgttattcttaacacttacttataaattgactaacttattaaatgttgcttttaactattccttttaaatcatctgttctaaataaattctcttcctaacaaataaattcacaacagAGTGTCATggaatgaagtcaacatgttagacagtgggatggatggttaaacctttttatatgttgtgatttttgatgGTTGTAGTGCGCTATTTAGCgatgaactttttttatttataaacttcatgctttgtttaacctccctaacgaactgtcacaacaaagacacagacactgcaaattgacacaccagaaaccagtgaaaatcagaacatataaaaaggtttaaccatccatcccactgtctaacatgttgacttcattccATGACATAACCATGTAACCCCTGCAACTGTCCATTGGTCATGATCTCATGCTGTGTAAGGCAAGCCCTCCAAGTCAGACTAGTTCTTCCTCCTGAACAGGTTAAGTCTTTTACAGATTCTTTTTAAAGTTCAGACACTAATTACAATATGATTAGcaggggcggctggcccatagggggcgatagtgcaccgccctccttaagccaaacgaaaaaaaaaaaaaaaaaaaagagaaaagagtttattttgccggtctaagtcttaatagtatagtccaaacagcagcctgaatatcgctgcgacaatcagcagcctggatgtcactgtccaaccagtagccccgcccccttggggcgatatcagtcagattgaaaatcgccccaggcgctctcatagacttacatgttgagactcgttttttcaaaaatcgaacgatacaatgcatttctatgggctccgggggggcttgccctaacgtgatttcgtcatacgcagttacgcactgatgcgtgctCGGACGTACAGCGCGCGCGTCTGGCGGAGACCGCCGAATCGGCGGTCGATCGGCGGTCGATCGGCGGATGATTCGGCGGCGCCATGATGATTCGGCGGCGCCGAATCATCATGGCTGGCAACTGCAATTCCATCGTTTCCCTGAGGGAATTACCGTTCAGTCGTCGAAGCAATGCGGATAAATTGGCTGTTAAAGAATTGGGACCACCCAGACCAAATTTAAACATCAAGCAGGTGTCAACAAAAGCGGGGAAAACATACAGCCGCGGATTTTCCCGGAGCTGGTACGAGCGGAAAACATGGCTAGCAGGTTGTGAAGTGGCTAACGCTCTGTTTTGCTACCCCTGTGTGCTAATCCACCCGGATGCCAACACTGACACCGCCTGGACAAAGACGGGTGTCACTGATATGCACCACCTCTCAGAAAAGGTGAAGAAACACGAAGCATCGAAGATGCATATGGACAGCTGCCTAAAACTGTCGGCATTTGGGAGAGTGAACATTGCCACACAGCTGGATGAGAGCTACAGGATAGCCGTGCGCCGTCACAACGATGAGGTGAGCAAGAACCGGCACATCCTAGGCCGCCTTATCGACTGTGTGAAATTCTGTGGCGTGTTTGAGTTAGCTCTGAGAGGCAAGGATGAGAGTGAGGGGTCCAGCAACGCGGGGATTTTTCGTGGACTGGTTGATTTAGTGGCGTCGCTGGACGAGGTGTTTGAGGAGCACTTAAGAACGGCCACAGTCTTTAAGGGCACATCAAAGACGGTGCAGAATGAGCTGCTGGATTGCATGGCATCTGTCATCAGAGAGCGTATCGTGGAGGAGGTGAGAGCAGCAAGATTCGTGGCAATCCAAGCAGATGAGACCACAGACGTCTCTACACAGACTCAGTTGGTGCTGGTGCTGAGATATGTAGATGGAAAACACGCTGTGCAAGAACGGTTCTTTGAATTTGTCCCCATCTTGTCAGCAACGGCCAGCTCCATTGCCGATGCAATTTTGGAGAGACTGAATAGCGTTTTCACTGATGATGATAAGTGTAAACTCATTGCGCAAGCCTACGACGGTGCCAGTgtgatgagaggagagagagctggtGTGCAGCAAAAGGTACGAGAAGAGTACAAAAATGCCCATTATTTGCATTGCTACGCACACCAGCTGAATTTGATC
Coding sequences within:
- the LOC134868077 gene encoding zinc finger MYM-type protein 1-like; the encoded protein is MAGNCNSIVSLRELPFSRRSNADKLAVKELGPPRPNLNIKQVSTKAGKTYSRGFSRSWYERKTWLAGCEVANALFCYPCVLIHPDANTDTAWTKTGVTDMHHLSEKVKKHEASKMHMDSCLKLSAFGRVNIATQLDESYRIAVRRHNDEVSKNRHILGRLIDCVKFCGVFELALRGKDESEGSSNAGIFRGLVDLVASLDEVFEEHLRTATVFKGTSKTVQNELLDCMASVIRERIVEEVRAARFVAIQADETTDVSTQTQLVLVLRYVDGKHAVQERFFEFVPILSATASSIADAILERLNSVFTDDDKCKLIAQAYDGASVMRGERAGVQQKVREEYKNAHYLHCYAHQLNLIMQQATSHISAVRVFFSDLGGISSFFTRSPKRTALLDQIVARRLPRASSTRWNFNSRIVSTVYENLGDLIECFETIRSDSTFDSTTVREASGFLRMLQDEDFVFFLQQFHQIMPHVDMMYQQLQKRDIDMVFIKRALQNFTSSIQAIRDQSSSQQQQQEAPGTTRSRRALGEQEKQRLSKEICDTILGHAKARFSFTSHLVSAVLLEAELFDRHRTTFPEEALNTTVRAYPMLHKERLRTELSLIYESPDFRGCCGALALYQVLQSYNLQETFSETVALLNILITTPMTTAEAERCFSTLKRIKTFLRNTMGQERLNALGMLSMERELVRNMPDFNERVIDRFACLKERRAKFQYK